A single region of the Kwoniella botswanensis chromosome 1, complete sequence genome encodes:
- a CDS encoding urease accessory protein UreG, translating to MTSQPVCQFSDRLTSALNAAQNQPHTHSHEGDDSSRPVSFVSSANDASPLHSHDHGNGHSHTHDGWTPDEHGHTHEHLEHAGKFSERDMPDYSGRDWEERGFTIGIGGPVGSGKTALLLALCRALRDEYNIAAVTNDIFTREDQEFLIRNEALPTERIRAIETGGCPHAAIREDISANMGALEELQVEFGCQMLFVESGGDNLAANYSRELADYIIYVIDVSGGDKIPRKGGPGISQSDLLIVNKIDLAPHVGASLDVMKRDAAKMRENGPTLFTSVRHNDGVRDVIDAILSAWKASGAAGKDGKGKGKGKDKA from the exons ATGACCTCCCAACCAGTCTGTCAATTCTCGGACCGACTTACCTCAGCGCTCAACGCTGCTCAGAATCAACCTCATACCCACTCTcacgaaggtgatgattcTTCCAGACCCGTCTCATTCGTTTCTTCAGCCAATGATGCTTCGCCCCTCCACTCGCACGATCATGGCAATGGACATTCACATACGCACGATGGATGGACGCCCGACGAGCATGGTCATACCCATGAGCACTTGGAACatgctg GTAAATTCTCAGAAAGGGACATGCCAGATTATTCAGGAAGGGATTGGGAAGAACGGGGTTTCACAATTGGTATaggagg TCCCGTAGGATCAGGAAAAACTGCTTTGCTCTTGGCGCTCTGTAGAGCTTTGAGGGATGAATATAATATCG CCGCCGTGACCAATGACATCTTCACGCGGGAAGACCAAGAGTTCCTGATCCGAAACGAGGCTTTGCCGACCGAGAGGATCCGGGCGATCGAAACGGGAGGATGTCCCCATGCTGCTATTAGGGAAGATATTAGTGCCAATATGGGTGCATTGGAGGAACTGCAAGTGGAGTTTGGATGTCAGATGTTGTTCGTTGAGAGTGGAGGGGACAATCTGGCTG CCAACTATTCTAGAGAGCTTGCAGATTATATCATCTACGTTATTGATGTCAGTGGAGGTGATAAGATCCCAAGGAAAGGTGGACCTGGTATTTCACAGTCTGATCTGTTGATCGTCAACAAG ATCGACCTCGCTCCTCATGTAGGAGCCTCGCTGGACGTGATGAAGCGTGACGCTGCGAAGATGCGTGAGAATGGTCCTACTCTGTTCACATCAGTGAGGCACAACGACGGAGTGAGGGATGTTATCGATGCGATTCTGAGCGCTTGGAAAGCTAGTGGTGCGGCAGGTaaggatgggaagggaaagggaaaggggaaagataAGGCTTAG